A single window of Nicotiana sylvestris chromosome 5, ASM39365v2, whole genome shotgun sequence DNA harbors:
- the LOC138869569 gene encoding uncharacterized protein yields MAEDSELWDIIYDGPHIPMKKLGEAGQMVPKDRKEYSDIDRKSVEKNYRVKKILVCGIGPDEYNRVSACDSAKEIWEALQTAHEGTTQVKQSKIDMLTTKYKLFRMNDDESI; encoded by the coding sequence ATGGCTGAAGATTCAGAACTATGGGACATCATATATGATGGTCCACATATTCCTATGAAGAAGCTTGGAGAAGCTGGACAAATGGTACCGAAAGATAGAAAGGAGTACAGTGATATTGACAGGAAATCCGTAGAAAAGAATTATCGCGTCAAGAAAATCTTGGTATGTGgtataggacctgatgagtacaatagagtctcagcttgtgattctgccaaagaaatatgggaagcattgcaaaccgcacacgaaggaactactcaggttaaacagtccaagattgacatgctTACTACTAAGTATAAGCTCTTCAGGATGAATGATGATGAGTCTATATAG